A segment of the Anopheles cruzii chromosome 2, idAnoCruzAS_RS32_06, whole genome shotgun sequence genome:
GCGTGCCCAGTGATTCGGGAGCAAAACACTGAGCGGCCCattaattgctttttaacGACGATCCCTCGTATCCGACCTACACAAATCTAACCACTGAACTGGCATAAATGTGTACATACTATATTTTGTTAGTATATTCTTCAAATTGCTATCCACCGTCCATCGACGAACAACCGGATCCGTGCTTCGTATGATCCATCATCATGCTCCAGAAGGGGGAATAATACCCGCGATGGATGTTCTACAAATGGCGCCTTTTTCGACCGTTCAAATTCGGTTCGTTGTGCTTATGGTACCAAAAACAGGTTACCGATTTGCCGGATGCTGCCGTTCCGTTGGTCCCTTGCTTACCTTCAAATCGCCGACTGGGTACACGACGACGTGGCACTTTGTACACTCGGCACCGCGGTTTGCCGACGGATTCAGTGATCTCCACATTTTCCGGCACTTGAAACACTGGTACACGGCCAAGTAATGCCCCTGGTACAGGAGCAGCATTGAGAAGGTCGTGCGAAATAATGGGTAGATGAGATTTTTACTATCAGAGGACACTTTCGTTGGGGCCTACCTCTCCGTCAAGCGTCATAACTCTCGTTGGACAGAAAACAAACTGCGTACGCAACTCTTGGCCAATTGCTGCCAAAACGAAGCATTTATCTATCGGCCATGTTAACCGGCCTACTTCTTTGCCTTCGTTGCCATGGTGATTAAGCCTGCGAATGTTGAGCGAATAAGAAAAAATGCTCATTCTTCTCGTTTGAAAGTGTCCCAAAGATCAGACGATTTATTCAACAATCGCCCATATCCCCCTATTGTGCCCAACTGTTGTTACCTCTCCATCGTTAACCGATTAGACTTTCGTGTCGATTGCACTAGCgcacaaaataataatacaattTTTGGGCATAGAATTGGGCGGTCCGCCCGTGGGCGTCTCGTAATCATTATATATATACAGACACATTCGTTAATCCTGGTGGCCGCTATTGTATTCTTCGGCAGTAGTAGCCCAGGgttttgcacttttcgcacaGCATCTGCGGGTGAACCTTCGATTGGTCCGACACGTCCAGTCCGTCCGGTTTTTCCAGAGGACGCTGGAAACGAAACAGGAACACCATTAGAACACTGCGGCGGTCCTTctggccggcccggcgctCCCATACCTGCTTGTGTGGGTACACGTTGATGTGACACTTGATGCACTCCTGGCCATGGTTTGCCCACGAGTTGCCCGACATCCACTTCCGCTTGCACTTGGGGCACTTGTATTCGCCGAAGCAACGTTTCTTTCCCTGGTACGGAGTTTTTCCTTCCGCTTTCGGGCGAGCCTAGAAGCGGAGAGAATTAGAACCGGCACCAAATGTCACCGCCTGGGGACACTTACCTGCGGACAGTCGCGGATGTAGTGGCCCTTCTTGAAACACAAATGGCACAGATAGTTCACCGGCGGGACCTTGTTgtaccggtggccaacggtcTGCGACTGTGACGACCGTTGGCACTCCGGAACCAATCCGGCCGGATGCTGATGCGGTTCGTACGcctcgtggtggtgctgatgatggcgaagGTGATACGAGTGCAGATGGCAGCCAGCATCCTGGCCACCGTCACACGTatgttggtgctgttggtggaaCGGGTAGTATGGCTGATGTGGCCTCGTCAGTGGTAATGGCTGCTTTCCGGAAGGGGACACACATCGGCCGTAGTTGACGGCGGTTGAGTCGCTTCTCGGGAGCACGCCGTAAAccggctgatgatggtgggccGGACTGAAGTGACCGTTCGCACCAGGGCTAGTGCCCAAGGTTTGTGCCGATCGGAAGTTCGGCCCTCCACCGAACAGCCCCAGATCGACGAACTGATCACACAGTTCCGCAATATCGTCGGCGAACAGTGGCAGCGGAGATTCGTGGTCCTGCTCCTGGTCGGCTCTCACTGGGG
Coding sequences within it:
- the LOC128278331 gene encoding uncharacterized protein LOC128278331 isoform X2, with translation MCTLAASSAASGTGRMGLQTRQGSAGSCDSDGFDSTPAAAAAAALQWYYLANLDPLSSDSLQSSKLFSPTVWAGSTVPLRTLPTESSSPVRADQEQDHESPLPLFADDIAELCDQFVDLGLFGGGPNFRSAQTLGTSPGANGHFSPAHHHQPVYGVLPRSDSTAVNYGRCVSPSGKQPLPLTRPHQPYYPFHQQHQHTCDGGQDAGCHLHSYHLRHHQHHHEAYEPHQHPAGLVPECQRSSQSQTVGHRYNKVPPVNYLCHLCFKKGHYIRDCPQARPKAEGKTPYQGKKRCFGEYKCPKCKRKWMSGNSWANHGQECIKCHINVYPHKQRPLEKPDGLDVSDQSKVHPQMLCEKCKTLGYYCRRIQ
- the LOC128278331 gene encoding uncharacterized protein LOC128278331 isoform X1, with translation MCTLAASSAASGTGRMGLQTRQGSAGSCDSDGFDSTPAAAAAAALQWYYLANLDPLSSDSLQSSKLFSPTVWAGSTVPLRTLPTESSSPVRADQEQDHESPLPLFADDIAELCDQFVDLGLFGGGPNFRSAQTLGTSPGANGHFSPAHHHQPVYGVLPRSDSTAVNYGRCVSPSGKQPLPLTRPHQPYYPFHQQHQHTCDGGQDAGCHLHSYHLRHHQHHHEAYEPHQHPAGLVPECQRSSQSQTVGHRYNKVPPVNYLCHLCFKKGHYIRDCPQARPKAEGKTPYQGKKRCFGEYKCPKCKRKWMSGNSWANHGQECIKCHINVYPHKQVWERRAGQKDRRSVLMVFLFRFQRPLEKPDGLDVSDQSKVHPQMLCEKCKTLGYYCRRIQ